GGCGTACGGTGTTGGATGACGAAGATTCGTATGAAGAGGTATCAGCTTCCGCTGGTATTGCAGCAGCGATGATCAATAACGGTAATCCACTGCATACCAAATATGTGCAAAAGGCACTGGAAGGCATCCTGAACAACATTAGCGAAGATGGGCGTGTGCTTGGTGTATCTGGCGGTACGGCGGTAATGAAGGATCGGGATGGCTATCGCAATATTCCAAAAGACTGGATTCAAGGCTGGGGTCAGGGCCTGGCACTCGCTTTTCTGTCCGATATGTTGAGATAGGGAGGGAACCCAATTGTCCAAATTAACCAAAGGCTCCTTTACACTACCGGGAGAATCCGGTTATGAGGAACTGACGCTGGAACTTGCCGATCGCTGGGGTGCCGATGTGATTCGAGACAGTGACGGTACAAAGTTGTCCGATGAGATTATCAATGCCGGATATGGCATCTATTCAACCATTTGCATTATTCGGGATCATAATGAGTGGGCATCCCGTAATCTGGATAAACTGCAGCAATGTTTTCTCATTACGAATCCGAAGGTCGCTGTACAAGATTATATATCCATCTATCTGATGGAGGATTTCTTCGCTGAACAATTCAGGGTGAATGATTCCAAAGAAGCGTTTAAATATTGGCAAGTTTATGATCGAACGACTGGGGAAGAGGTACCTAGAGGACAGTGGAATTATGAAAGGGAATCTGGCAATGTTGTCATTACTGGCGTTGCTCCTTGGCATAAATACACGGTGAGTTTCATGGTTTATCGGATATGGGAAGAGATTTCCATGTACAATCACACGACGAATAATTGGGACAAAGAGCATTTGATGCAGATTGACCCGATCAATACAGACACCCAAACCTATTTGCTGGATTGGATGGAAAAGTGGTGCCAAGAACACCCGGAAACAACGGTTGTACGTTTTACGTCCCTATTTTATAACTTCGCCTGGATCTGGGGCAGTGATGAGCGGAATCGCCATCTGTTCTCGGATTGGGGTTCATACGATTTCACAGTAAGTTCGAGAGCGCTGGATCTGTTTGCTCAAAAATATGGGTATTCACTCTCCGCCGAAGACTTTGTGAATGGCGGTAAATATCAGGTCACTCATATGCCTGCGGATCAGCGCAAACTGGACTGGATGGCATTTATCAATGATTTTGTCATTGAATTCGGTAAAAAGTTGATTGATATTGTGCACAAACATAACAAGCTGGCGTATGTCTTCTATGATGACAGCTGGGTAGGCATGGAGCCGTACAATGATCGCTTTGAGGAATTTGGATTCGACGGCATGATCAAATGTGTGTTCTCCGGTTATGAGGCTAGAATGTGCTCAGGTGTTAAGGCTGATACCCATGAGATTCGCTTGCATCCCTACTTGTTCCCAGTTGGCTTAGGTGGGCTTCCTACCTTCAAGGAGGGCGGAGATCCTACCCTGGATGCGAAGAAATATTGGATTAATATCCGGCGTGCGCTGCTGCGTGAGTCGATAGACCGGATTGGACTGGGTGGATATTTGCATCTGGTTGAGCCTTACCCGGACTTTGTGGATTATATCGAGAAGATTGCCCATGAATTCAGGGAAATGAAAGAGCTGCACCAAGAAGGAAAACCGTATCAGATCAAAACAAAGGTAGCCGTGCTGCATAGCTGGGGCAAGTTAAGATCGTGGACCTTGTCCGGTCATTTTCATGAAACGCATATGCATGATCTGATCCATGTGAATGAGGCCTTATCCGGGTTGCCGATTGAGGTCCAATTCATTGATTTTGAAGATATTCGTCAAGGCGTATTGAAAGATGTGGATGTCGTCATTAATGCGGGTTCCGCTGGTTCTGCCTGGAGTGGCGGAGCACACTGGAATGACCACCAATGTGTAGACATCCTGACGCAGTGGGTGCACGAAGGCGGTACCTTTATGGGGATCAACCAGCCTTCAGCGGTCCACGGGTACGACACCTTTTTTAGAATGGCGCATGTGCTTGGGGTAGATGAGGATACAGGTGCAAGAGTTGTTCATGGAAAATGGTCGTATGAGGTTAGTGATGAGTATGGTTTGGTGCCTGAGGGGGCCAGCATACTTCCGAAAAATAACATTTATCTTACTGATGGATCAGCAGCTGTAGTGAGTGAAACGGATGGTCAGATCACACTGTCCACACATGCTTTTGGAAAAGGAAAAGGGATCTACCTGCCTTCCTTCGAATTCAGCTGGGAAAATACAAGACTACTTCTGAATTTGATTCGATTTGCAGGCAATGAATTCCATGAAACAAAGTACATCACGGATAACTTGTATACCGAGTGCGCGTACTACCCTGAGAGCAACATATTGGTTGTGATCAATAATAGTGATCAGGTTCAGTCCACGACGATCAATACAGAGCATGGAAAACAGACCGTGGAATTGGAGCCGTATGATACGGTGATCACCAAAATTGGTTTAACAAAATCGGTATCCCCATAGAATAATGACTCGATAGACCGTATTCCTTAACCAGGGAGCGGTCTATTTTAGTTATTAGGGCGTGTCTGAAAACTCTGAAGAAAGCAGATTTTATCGCACGGATCCTACTGTATAGTGTTAACACTATCTAGTAGAATATTTAAATAAGGATAGGGATCATGAGCCCTAATATATTATTGGTTTCATCTTTTTAAAGGAGAGAGTGCCCTAATGTACAGTTATAAATTGTTGGACAAAATAAGCATGGAGACACTTCACGAGGCTTTTGTGGATGCGTTCTCCGACTACCAGGTTAAAATGGATTTGCCTTTTTGGAAGTTTCAACAAATGCTCCAACGACGGGGTTATCACCCCGAAATATCTATGGGAGCCTTTAAGGATGAGAGAATGGTCGGATTTGTTATCAATGGACTTCGAAGCTGGAATGGAAAGCCAACTGCATACGACCTTGGGACAGGTGTTGTAAAAGATTGCAGACGGCAGGGCATTACAAGCGATCTGCTCTTGAATATTCAAAAGCTGTTAAAAGAAAAAAATGTAGAGCACTATTTGCTGGAAGTCATCCAATCCAACGAATCTGCAGTTCAACTGTACAGTAAACAAAACTTCAAAATTCAAAGGGAATTTTCATGTTTCCAGTTGCAAAAAGATCAATTCATACCGCAAACGACCTCCACGGTGGAATGTGTGGAGAGAATCGATTTGGAGCAGTTTAAGGAATTTTGGGATGTGGAGCCCTCCTGGCAAAATTCAATTGATTCCATCTACGCTGTACCGGAGGCTTTTATCTATGTGGTAGCACGTCAGGATCACAGCATTGTTGGTTATGGCATTATAGATCAAAAAACAGGTGATATTCCACAGCTTGCAGTGAACCAAAATTACCGGGGCAAAGGTATTGCAAGCAGCATCCTGACAGAGATGGTCCAACGCACAGAATCGCCTAGAATCAGTGTCCTCAATGTGGAGTCTCATCTGAAACCGATTCAAGATTTCCTCCTGGTCAAATCAGGTTTTGCATATCATGTGGGCCAGTACGAAATGCTCTTGAAATTATAACGTGATCGTCGTTTCGACGTAGGATCAGATCGGGTTCATACGAAAATATGTGGGGTGTTAGCGTCTGTCTTGTTGGACCAGTTGAACGGGAGGTTGAATAAAGGCTTCCCGGAAATCCTGGATTGCAGTATCCAACCCATCCTGTACTCGTTATAATAATGTTGATATATGACATGGTTAGAGGAGACAACGATAAGACATGAGCCGCAAGACATACTGTAAGCGTATTCAGTTTCTGGATGATTGGAGTCTCAAAACCAAGTTGTACATATTGTTCATTTTTTGTGTGCTGGTCCCGGTCCTGGTCACAAATACCGTGTTTTACCAAAGTATCAAAGGTAACATTGAAGAGAAGGAGCATAGCCGATTCAATGAAATGCAGCAAAGGATCAAGTTCAACCTGCGGAACAGTATAGACAATAGCTTGTATGTGTCCAATTTTCTCTATACCGATGGAACGCTGAACCGGTTCATGGAGTTCAAGTATCGCGATCAGGAAGACTATTACTCTGCCTACTATGATATGCTTAGCAACAACAATCTGGTCAGGTACTATTACAGCTACCAGCAGGTGAATCAAATTACGTTTTATGTTGGCAATGATACCTTCGTCAATGGAGGAAACTTCATTAAGCTGGATGATGAGGTGAAGAAAAGTGATTGGTATCAAGCACTGATGAACACGAGCGACCATATCATGATCTATTCGTATTTTGACAAACAACAGGCGGAGATGTCGCAAAGTCAGGGAGGACGCAAAGTAAGCATTATTCGTAAGCTGGATTACTTTGGGGAGCAGCAGGTTGAAAAGGTGTTAAAGGTTGATCTGGACTACGCTTTTATCAACAAATCGCTTAAAAATGAGGGAGCAAATGGGAAGGTGTATGTCGTTTCAGATGGCAGGGTCATTTTCTCGAACGATTCAAAAATGAATCAGACGCGCAAGCCATTTAATCTGATTGCAAACAGTCCAATTGACCCTGTTCAATCCATGCAATCGATTCCCGTCGTATCCGAGGATTGGCAGATTGTCGTCAGCACGGAGAAATTGGACGTTCTGTCGGAGATTGTTAATTCAAAGCTTAATTTGACTCTACTAATCATTCTTAATCTGTTGGTGCCGACACTGCTAATCTGGTTGATATCCAGATCACTGGTCATCAGAGTTGATCGGATAGCGAAGCACCTGGATCAAGTGAAGCAGGAGAAATTTGAAGTGATATCGGGACCTGTGGGCAAGGACGAGATCGGCAGCCTGACCCATAGTTATAACATGATGGTCATCAAGATTAAGAACCTGATTGAGATTGTGTTTAGGGGTCAGGTGGAGCGGCAAGCCCTTGAACTTTCCAAAAAGCAGGCGGAGCTGAAAGCCCTTCAGAGTCAGGTGAATCCCCATTTCATGTTCAACACGCTTGAAACGATCCGTATGCGGAGCTTGATCAAGGACGAGCTTGAAACCTCCGATGTCATTCATAAACTGGCACTGCTGTTACGTCAGACGATCAATTGGGGCGACGATCTGATTACAATTGCAGAGGAAATCAATTTTGTGGAGAGTTATCTGAGTATCCAGCAGTATCGCTTTGGCGAAAAGCTGCAATTCGCAATCCGGATCACAGACGAATCCATAGCTGCCATGATGATACCAAAGCTCACCGTCCTCACCTTTGTGGAGAATGCTTGTATCCATGGCATTGAGGGGACGTCGAATAATGGGGTCGTGGAGGTATTATTCGAAATTCGAAGTAAGGATCTGTACATTTCCATTCGAGATACCGGAGTCGGTATGGATCAGGACAAGCTGGCCTCGCTCCGCAAAATGATGCAAGACCCGAGTATGGATCGGATGAGCGAGCTTAGCAGCATTGGTATGATGAATGCATATATTCGGCTGCGGATGTATTTTGATGATTTTGTTCAGGTGCACATATTCAGTGAAAAGGGGAAGGGAACAACGATTGGCATTCAAATTCCTCTTATGCAGGCATCTCAAGAATAAGGAGCGAGGATATGATCAACGTGCTGATTGTGGACGATGAGCCATTTATTCGCCAAGGACTTCTATTGTTAATTGATTGGGAGTCTTACGGATTTCAGATTTGCGGTCAGGCTTCCAATGGCATGCAGGCATTGGAGTGCATTCGCGCTATGCAGCCCGATCTGGTGATTTCCGACATTAAGATGCCGGAAATGGACGGATTGCAGCTTGCCCAAACCTTGTACGAGCAATATAGCGGTGACATCAAGCTGATTCTTCTAAGTGGATTCTATGAGTTCGGATATGCCAAGCAGGCAATTAAATACCAGGTAGATGACTATATTCTCAAGCCTATTGTGAAGACCGAACTGGTTCAGGTGCTTGAGGAGTTCAGGGTCGCATTTAATGCGCGGACGGAAGAGAAGCGATATCAGCAAAAAAAAGATCGGATTATTATGGCTCAGCATATGCAGTCAATTTTGCTTGGGGTGGCTGAGGAGGATGCTGTTACGAGTCTGCAGCCCCACTATCAAGATGCCGGCATACTGCGTTGCATCCTGATTGAGGCGGAAGCTGGTCCAGAACAGGGAACGGATTGGTGTGCTCGGGTTGAGGCATGGGTGGGCAAGCCCTTTCCGGGACAAATTTTGAAGCCATTCACAGGTGATAAAAATGCGGTTCTGCTCATTGTTACGGACCTGATGGTGAGCCGTGAGGCAGTGACCTTGGAGCAATATTTGACCCGGTTACATGCCGATCTGAGCCATGGTCAAGAGGCGGCTATTGCTTGTTATGTCGGGAAGGAAGTACATGAGTTGGAGGCGCTGCACGAGTCTTATCAATCCTGCGGCATAATGAAAAGCTTACGTTTCTTCACCACTTGCAGGCCCATTTATTACTTCGAACTTATGGATACGACTTTATTTGTTAATCGGCCGGGACAGTTCGAAAAACAATTGTTTGATGGGCTAGTTAAGTCTATTGAGGAACAGCAGACGGATGAGTTATACAGTCATGCAACGGCGATTTTTCAATTTTTTCTGGATGAGCGAATCGAGCCTGGTATTGTCCGCATCCACTTGCATTATTTGGCATACACATTGCTGGATCTCGTGAATAACGATACGGTTACTCCAGATTCCACGCTGATGGAATCGACTTTTCTGAAGGTGAACTACGCGATGTTATCCATGGAGGAAAACATTGAACATTTATGCGAATTTTCGCTCATGTGCGCAGAGAAACTGAAGGAGCAGCTAAAGTCGAATGCAATGGGCGTATTAGCCAAAATTGAGGCTTTCATTCACGAGCATTACAGAGAAAATATCAGCCTGAAATTGCTCGGGGAGCAGTTTTACATGAATAGTGCATATCTGGGTCAGATTTTCAAAAAGCATTTCTCAATCAGCTTCAGTGATTATTTGAATCAATTGCGTATTGAGGAAGCCGCCCGGCTGTTGCGCAGAACAGATCAAAGAGTATACGAAATCGCAACAATGGTGGGATATCGGGATTCCGATTATTTTATTAGCCGGTTCGAGAAACTCATGGGGGAGACTCCTGCACAATATCGTAAAAGTGCCCATGCTGCGTACTCTCTTGATTAACATCCTGCACTCCTTGACGGAGCGGCGGGATATTTTTTTTCGCAGATGCTGGAATTAGTGGGATTCCATCTATAGTTTATCCCGTTGAGAGGGGCATGGAAGCATGATAATTTTAAGTCAGCCTTTGGAAAGCGCTTTCCAAAAAGCTTCTGTCAATATAATCGATGGAGGGGTCATGATGAAAAAGGATGTCAGAAAAAGAATCAAGTATAGTGCTCTGCTCGCTTTAATACTGGTCATCGCACTCACTGGATGTACACCGGGATCGTCCTCGAAAGGGGAAAAGACAGCAGATGGAAGGGAATTGAAACAATTTTCCGCATTTTTTGCCGTACCGGGAAAAATTGCGCCTGACGATAATCGGGTGTTAAAGGCTATTGAGGAGAAAACAGGCGTCAGAGTAACGATGGACTGGCTTACGGGCCAAACAGCCAAAGAGCGGATTGGTGTACTCATTGCAGGCGGCGAATATCCCGATTTTATCGATGGGAGTGATGGTACTCAGCAACTGGTAGCAGCAGGGGCGTTAGTACCACTTGAGGATTACATCGATAAATATCCCAACATCAAAAATTACCTGGGCGAAGACTGGAAGAAGATGAAAAATACGACGGATGGACATATCTACTTCATTCCTCAATTCGGCAATATACAAGAGAAATCGATGAAAGTATCCCATGACGGAGAAGCA
This Paenibacillus xylanexedens DNA region includes the following protein-coding sequences:
- the gnpA gene encoding 1,3-beta-galactosyl-N-acetylhexosamine phosphorylase; its protein translation is MSKLTKGSFTLPGESGYEELTLELADRWGADVIRDSDGTKLSDEIINAGYGIYSTICIIRDHNEWASRNLDKLQQCFLITNPKVAVQDYISIYLMEDFFAEQFRVNDSKEAFKYWQVYDRTTGEEVPRGQWNYERESGNVVITGVAPWHKYTVSFMVYRIWEEISMYNHTTNNWDKEHLMQIDPINTDTQTYLLDWMEKWCQEHPETTVVRFTSLFYNFAWIWGSDERNRHLFSDWGSYDFTVSSRALDLFAQKYGYSLSAEDFVNGGKYQVTHMPADQRKLDWMAFINDFVIEFGKKLIDIVHKHNKLAYVFYDDSWVGMEPYNDRFEEFGFDGMIKCVFSGYEARMCSGVKADTHEIRLHPYLFPVGLGGLPTFKEGGDPTLDAKKYWINIRRALLRESIDRIGLGGYLHLVEPYPDFVDYIEKIAHEFREMKELHQEGKPYQIKTKVAVLHSWGKLRSWTLSGHFHETHMHDLIHVNEALSGLPIEVQFIDFEDIRQGVLKDVDVVINAGSAGSAWSGGAHWNDHQCVDILTQWVHEGGTFMGINQPSAVHGYDTFFRMAHVLGVDEDTGARVVHGKWSYEVSDEYGLVPEGASILPKNNIYLTDGSAAVVSETDGQITLSTHAFGKGKGIYLPSFEFSWENTRLLLNLIRFAGNEFHETKYITDNLYTECAYYPESNILVVINNSDQVQSTTINTEHGKQTVELEPYDTVITKIGLTKSVSP
- a CDS encoding GNAT family N-acetyltransferase, with the translated sequence MYSYKLLDKISMETLHEAFVDAFSDYQVKMDLPFWKFQQMLQRRGYHPEISMGAFKDERMVGFVINGLRSWNGKPTAYDLGTGVVKDCRRQGITSDLLLNIQKLLKEKNVEHYLLEVIQSNESAVQLYSKQNFKIQREFSCFQLQKDQFIPQTTSTVECVERIDLEQFKEFWDVEPSWQNSIDSIYAVPEAFIYVVARQDHSIVGYGIIDQKTGDIPQLAVNQNYRGKGIASSILTEMVQRTESPRISVLNVESHLKPIQDFLLVKSGFAYHVGQYEMLLKL
- a CDS encoding cache domain-containing sensor histidine kinase; the encoded protein is MSRKTYCKRIQFLDDWSLKTKLYILFIFCVLVPVLVTNTVFYQSIKGNIEEKEHSRFNEMQQRIKFNLRNSIDNSLYVSNFLYTDGTLNRFMEFKYRDQEDYYSAYYDMLSNNNLVRYYYSYQQVNQITFYVGNDTFVNGGNFIKLDDEVKKSDWYQALMNTSDHIMIYSYFDKQQAEMSQSQGGRKVSIIRKLDYFGEQQVEKVLKVDLDYAFINKSLKNEGANGKVYVVSDGRVIFSNDSKMNQTRKPFNLIANSPIDPVQSMQSIPVVSEDWQIVVSTEKLDVLSEIVNSKLNLTLLIILNLLVPTLLIWLISRSLVIRVDRIAKHLDQVKQEKFEVISGPVGKDEIGSLTHSYNMMVIKIKNLIEIVFRGQVERQALELSKKQAELKALQSQVNPHFMFNTLETIRMRSLIKDELETSDVIHKLALLLRQTINWGDDLITIAEEINFVESYLSIQQYRFGEKLQFAIRITDESIAAMMIPKLTVLTFVENACIHGIEGTSNNGVVEVLFEIRSKDLYISIRDTGVGMDQDKLASLRKMMQDPSMDRMSELSSIGMMNAYIRLRMYFDDFVQVHIFSEKGKGTTIGIQIPLMQASQE
- a CDS encoding response regulator, which translates into the protein MINVLIVDDEPFIRQGLLLLIDWESYGFQICGQASNGMQALECIRAMQPDLVISDIKMPEMDGLQLAQTLYEQYSGDIKLILLSGFYEFGYAKQAIKYQVDDYILKPIVKTELVQVLEEFRVAFNARTEEKRYQQKKDRIIMAQHMQSILLGVAEEDAVTSLQPHYQDAGILRCILIEAEAGPEQGTDWCARVEAWVGKPFPGQILKPFTGDKNAVLLIVTDLMVSREAVTLEQYLTRLHADLSHGQEAAIACYVGKEVHELEALHESYQSCGIMKSLRFFTTCRPIYYFELMDTTLFVNRPGQFEKQLFDGLVKSIEEQQTDELYSHATAIFQFFLDERIEPGIVRIHLHYLAYTLLDLVNNDTVTPDSTLMESTFLKVNYAMLSMEENIEHLCEFSLMCAEKLKEQLKSNAMGVLAKIEAFIHEHYRENISLKLLGEQFYMNSAYLGQIFKKHFSISFSDYLNQLRIEEAARLLRRTDQRVYEIATMVGYRDSDYFISRFEKLMGETPAQYRKSAHAAYSLD